A section of the Rhizobium sp. BG4 genome encodes:
- a CDS encoding pseudouridine-5'-phosphate glycosidase: protein MTKPISPQLPIAYSKEVAAARQRGAPLVALESTIITHGMPYPGNIEMARSVEAIIREQGAIPATIAVMHGVLHIGLEPEELERLAKEKDVMKVSRADLAFSIAERRTGATTVAATMIAAARAGIKVFATGGIGGVHRGAEESFDISADLQELARTGVIVVCAGAKAILDIPKTLEVLETSGVPVVTYESEEFPAFWSRASGLKSPLTLNSPAAIANFQATREQLGIDGGMLIANPVPEADEIPREEMEIYIERALDSAERDEITGKAVTPYLLSTIFDLTDGQSLKTNIALVENNARLAAEIAVALEA from the coding sequence ATGACGAAACCGATCTCCCCTCAGCTGCCGATTGCCTATTCGAAGGAAGTTGCCGCCGCCAGGCAGCGCGGCGCCCCGCTGGTAGCGCTGGAATCGACCATCATCACCCATGGCATGCCCTACCCCGGCAATATCGAGATGGCCCGCAGCGTCGAGGCGATCATCCGCGAACAGGGCGCTATCCCTGCCACGATCGCGGTCATGCACGGTGTGCTGCATATCGGCCTGGAGCCGGAGGAGCTCGAAAGGCTCGCCAAGGAAAAGGACGTGATGAAGGTGTCGCGTGCCGACCTCGCCTTCTCGATCGCCGAGCGCCGCACCGGTGCGACGACCGTTGCCGCAACGATGATTGCCGCGGCGCGTGCCGGCATCAAGGTCTTCGCAACCGGCGGCATCGGCGGCGTGCATCGCGGCGCTGAGGAAAGCTTCGATATCTCGGCCGACCTGCAGGAACTCGCGCGCACCGGCGTCATCGTCGTCTGCGCCGGCGCCAAGGCGATCCTCGATATTCCGAAGACGTTGGAAGTGCTGGAAACCTCGGGCGTCCCTGTTGTCACCTACGAGAGCGAAGAATTCCCGGCTTTCTGGTCGCGTGCATCGGGCCTGAAGAGCCCGCTGACGCTGAACAGCCCGGCCGCAATCGCCAATTTCCAGGCGACCCGCGAGCAGCTCGGCATCGACGGCGGCATGCTGATCGCCAATCCGGTTCCGGAAGCCGACGAAATCCCGCGCGAGGAGATGGAAATCTATATCGAGCGCGCCCTCGACAGCGCCGAGCGTGACGAGATCACCGGCAAGGCCGTCACGCCCTACCTGCTCAGCACGATCTTCGACCTGACCGATGGCCAGAGCCTGAAGACCAATATCGCGCTGGTGGAAAACAATGCGCGTCTCGCGGCAGAGATCGCCGTGGCGCTGGAAGCCTGA